In the genome of Mycoplasma seminis, one region contains:
- a CDS encoding S8 family serine peptidase, which yields MIKINKDSNLTISANELDSLKNIYSNIWKKHSVSNEEIDTNVDLNESYSKVGIIEVNGLKSDDIFNTSNRNNFHIHGGYVSNSNINTLHGSKVYSLIGGDLGINKNSNVYYSSIDMIKNTNMSVNDIDKILKKYPDIFTNPSSKLRNSLDYMVENGVKIVNLSLGYDFFANINKNEDDNVNKIDNLLRNNSELRKFENLYEEFYTLHWLAKIKKFLDVNDLKLDLDDIIDFYNKKYGLTVIAAAGNEGEVYSNIKKCIENIAKYKNLNNMLNSIKKTIEKLHSSKYTTENERILMLYMLNLSKQIELEKYKYDDIFSKVLNTNYNFENKLIEKYDSFIKKTIGNNVIYVGSVGDDLKPSPFSTFTDFENDNLPFVSSYGEQLTNSPRRYTSNWNINNKLDYYQTSAGTSFSAPVITGLISRLQQQFKRTFTLSELKTLLAFGSQISEYNLNTHIIRNGDNDNDYKSEEHINSGLKYGIRRKNNSFSKIGFGVPNYEIIQKNISENRLKKLRIDEENIKNDNFEIELDKWEIENDSRYSAVISYTNLNPLDDKNGLLWTALNNNNLNEKYWDFIIYFKNNLKNFDLLNIVANFDYTVDYQDWIDPYEYYPESIEDSATRKSASNTSSTEKIWIDMPIYGQDDALWMDNAHCYITLELLKELKNLYNSYSNETTIDEKISWDECKKIFIKYFNSLDVTYIISTTSINEKRGS from the coding sequence TTAATAAAGATTAATAAAGATTCAAATCTTACTATTAGTGCTAATGAATTAGATTCGTTAAAAAATATTTATTCAAATATATGAAAAAAACACTCAGTTTCAAACGAAGAAATTGATACTAATGTAGATTTAAATGAATCATATAGCAAAGTAGGAATTATAGAAGTAAATGGATTAAAAAGTGACGACATTTTCAATACATCGAATAGAAATAATTTCCATATTCATGGTGGTTATGTTTCAAATAGCAATATAAACACATTACACGGTTCAAAAGTATATTCATTAATAGGAGGTGACTTAGGGATAAATAAAAACTCTAATGTATATTACAGTAGCATTGATATGATTAAAAATACAAATATGTCTGTTAATGATATTGATAAAATATTAAAAAAATATCCTGATATTTTTACAAATCCATCTTCTAAACTCAGAAATTCATTAGATTATATGGTTGAAAACGGTGTAAAAATAGTTAACTTGAGTTTAGGCTATGATTTCTTTGCTAATATAAATAAAAATGAAGATGATAATGTTAATAAAATAGATAATTTATTAAGAAATAATTCTGAATTAAGAAAATTCGAGAATTTGTATGAAGAATTTTATACTTTACATTGGCTAGCAAAAATAAAAAAATTCTTAGATGTGAATGATTTAAAGCTTGATTTAGATGATATTATAGATTTTTACAATAAAAAGTATGGATTAACTGTTATAGCGGCAGCTGGAAATGAAGGGGAGGTATATTCAAATATCAAGAAATGTATTGAAAATATAGCTAAATATAAAAATTTAAATAATATGTTAAATAGCATAAAAAAGACAATAGAAAAACTTCATTCTAGTAAATATACTACTGAGAACGAAAGAATATTAATGCTTTATATGCTAAATTTATCTAAACAAATAGAACTAGAAAAATATAAATATGATGACATTTTTTCAAAAGTCTTAAATACAAATTATAATTTTGAAAATAAATTAATAGAAAAATATGATTCATTCATTAAAAAAACAATAGGAAATAATGTAATTTATGTAGGCTCAGTAGGTGATGATTTAAAGCCGTCTCCATTTTCAACTTTCACAGATTTTGAAAATGATAATTTACCATTTGTTAGTTCTTATGGTGAGCAATTAACTAATTCACCTCGTAGATACACAAGTAATTGAAATATTAATAATAAGCTAGATTATTATCAAACATCCGCTGGTACTAGTTTTTCTGCACCTGTAATAACTGGATTAATTTCTAGATTACAGCAACAATTTAAACGAACATTTACACTTTCAGAATTAAAAACCTTACTTGCATTTGGTTCTCAAATATCCGAATATAATTTAAATACTCACATTATAAGAAACGGAGATAATGATAATGATTATAAATCAGAAGAGCACATAAACTCTGGTCTTAAATACGGAATTAGAAGAAAGAATAATTCATTCTCAAAAATAGGATTTGGTGTACCTAACTATGAAATTATACAGAAAAATATAAGCGAAAATCGTTTAAAGAAACTAAGAATAGATGAAGAAAATATTAAAAATGATAATTTTGAAATAGAGCTTGATAAGTGAGAAATTGAAAATGATTCTCGTTATTCAGCTGTTATCTCATATACTAATTTAAATCCATTAGATGATAAAAATGGTTTATTATGGACAGCATTAAATAACAATAATTTAAATGAGAAATATTGAGATTTCATTATTTATTTTAAAAATAATTTAAAGAATTTTGATCTTTTAAATATTGTTGCAAATTTTGATTATACAGTTGATTATCAAGACTGAATCGATCCTTATGAATATTATCCAGAATCAATTGAAGATAGCGCAACAAGAAAAAGTGCTTCAAACACATCGTCAACTGAGAAAATATGAATAGATATGCCTATTTACGGACAAGATGATGCTTTATGAATGGATAATGCACATTGCTATATAACACTAGAACTTTTAAAAGAATTAAAAAATCTTTATAATTCATATAGCA